From Coffea arabica cultivar ET-39 chromosome 9c, Coffea Arabica ET-39 HiFi, whole genome shotgun sequence, one genomic window encodes:
- the LOC113708263 gene encoding cationic amino acid transporter 1-like: MVGASGVEQGNRLKKRFFGCSKDDFFPEESFKSWENYTRALRETKTRLKDRLLARSFDQLELQEVRARSQNQMKKTLNWFDLLWFGVGGVMGAGVFVLTGQATRDDAGPAVLLSFLIAGIAALLSVLCYTEFTVELPVAGGSFAYLRVELGDFIAFIAAGNILFEYIVAGASVARSWTSYFATLCNHDPNDFRINVSSLAEGYNHLDPIAVGISVIICVAAALSIKGSSRFNSLLTIAHILVMVFILVTGLSKANPANYKEFAPFGVHGIFTAAATLFFAFVGFDGVATLGEEIRNPGKDIPIGLIGSMLIVITTYCLLAVTLCLMQPYSQVDVDAPFTIAFQAVGLKWAKYIVALGALKGMTTVLLANVIGQARYFTHIARTHMAPPILSIISQKTGTPVNATVVMTIANCIVAFFTSLDVLANLLSISTLFLFTLVSIALIVRRHYVSGDTSNPDRNKLIFFLVLILSSSIATSVCWGLNVTSWIGYVITVGMWFLATLGLNLMVKQARKPKVWGVPLVPWVPSASVALNIFVISSIDGPSFIRFSIWTVVLLVYYLLVGLHASYDAAKEFEGKGGTSSQANIEAGIVRNNEVETTT, from the coding sequence AAAGCTGGGAAAATTACACCAGGGCATTGCGCGAAACAAAAACACGGCTAAAAGATCGTCTCCTGGCACGATCATTCGACCAATTGGAGCTTCAAGAAGTGCGAGCTCGTAGCCAAAATCAGATGAAAAAGACATTAAATTGGTTTGATTTACTGTGGTTTGGTGTCGGGGGAGTAATGGGAGCTGGTGTCTTTGTCCTTACTGGACAAGCCACTAGAGATGATGCTGGCCCTGCTGTCCTCCTATCTTTCCTCATAGCAGGCATTGCTGCTTTGCTTTCTGTCCTGTGCTACACGGAGTTCACTGTTGAACTTCCTGTTGCTGGAGGATCATTTGCCTATTTAAGAGTGGAACTTGGAGACTTTATAGCTTTCATTGCTGCAGGAAACATTCTTTTCGAGTATATTGTGGCCGGGGCTAGTGTCGCACGCTCATGGACTTCATATTTTGCCACCCTGTGCAATCATGATCCTAATGATTTCCGTATAAATGTCTCATCTCTTGCTGAGGGCTACAACCATTTAGATCCAATTGCAGTTGGTATTTCTGTGATTATTTGTGTTGCAGCAGCTCTGAGCATCAAAGGCTCCTCCCGGTTTAATTCATTGTTGACTATAGCTCATATCTTGGTGATGGTTTTCATCCTTGTTACCGGCCTAAGTAAGGCGAATCCTGCTAATTATAAAGAATTTGCACCTTTTGGTGTTCATGGCATTTTCACAGCAGCAGCAACACTCTTCTTCGCATTTGTTGGATTCGATGGAGTGGCAACTTTGGGAGAGGAAATTAGAAATCCAGGTAAGGATATCCCTATTGGCCTAATTGGATCAATGCTGATTGTGATTACAACTTACTGCCTCCTAGCAGTAACGTTATGCCTCATGCAGCCATATTCTCAAGTTGATGTTGATGCACCTTTCACAATTGCATTCCAAGCTGTAGGATTGAAATGGGCTAAGTATATTGTAGCACTTGGCGCACTAAAGGGCATGACCACAGTTTTACTGGCAAATGTCATTGGACAAGCCAGGTATTTCACTCATATTGCTCGAACACACATGGCTCCTCCAATTCTTTCTATCATCAGCCAAAAAACAGGCACACCAGTGAATGCCACAGTGGTCATGACCATCGCAAACTGCATTGTTGCATTTTTCACAAGCCTTGATGTCCTGGCAAACCTTCTGTCTATTTCTACCTTGTTCTTGTTCACTCTAGTTTCCATTGCGCTTATAGTTAGACGACACTATGTTTCAGGGGATACATCAAATCCTGATAGGAACAAACTTATATTCTTCTTGGTGTTGATCCTATCATCCTCTATTGCCACTTCTGTTTGCTGGGGTCTAAATGTCACTAGCTGGATTGGTTACGTAATTACGGTAGGGATGTGGTTTTTAGCCACACTGGGACTGAACCTGATGGTTAAGCAGGCAAGAAAACCAAAGGTTTGGGGAGTGCCATTAGTTCCATGGGTGCCATCAGCTAGTGTTGCACTCAATATTTTTGTCATCAGTTCAATTGATGGTCCATCATTCATCAGATTCTCTATTTGGACAGTGGTTTTGCTTGTGTACTATTTGCTGGTTGGATTGCATGCTTCATATGATGCAGCCAAGGAGTTTGAAGGCAAAGGTGGAACATCCTCCCAGGCAAACATTGAAGCTGGTATAGTAAGAAATAATGAGGTTGAAACCACCACATAG